Genomic segment of Rhodococcus rhodochrous:
GCAGCGTCGGCGTCACCGAGGCGGAGTTCGCAGCGACGGCGCACCAGTCGGTCGCGAGCCTGCGGTCCGCGGCAGCGCGTTATCCGCGCGATACGGGACTGCACGAGCTGATCGACGAACTGCGGAGCGGATCCGAACACTTCGCGGAACTCTGGGCGACGGCCGAACCTGGAGGGTGGCGCACGCACACCAAGACCGTGAACCACCCGGCCCTGGGTCCCATCGTCCTGGACTGCGACACCCTGCACGTGCCCGACGTCGACCAGTCCGTCATCGTCTACTCGGCCGTGCCCGGTACACCTGCGGCAGAGTCGCTCGCGTTGTTGCGCGTGGTGGGTACGCAACAGTGGGGCGGTACGCAACAGTGGGGCGCCGAGTCGTCCCGCCCGTAGGGACCTGCGGTCGGATTCAGCCGCGGGATGCGTGCTCGCGCAGGAAGGCGATGTCCTCGGCGAGCCCCTCCGCCGGCGTCTCGAGCACGATCGGTGCGTCGGCCTGCACCGCGATCTCCGCGAGCAACTGCGGATCGATCTGCCCGTCGACGAGATTGGCGTGCCGGTCGCGGGCCGAATCGAACTCGTCCCGCGAATTGTTCAGGTGCACCAGGTCGATGCGGCCGGTGACCGCGCGCACCCGTTCGACGACGCCGACGAGATCCTCCCCGGCCGCCCAGGCGTGGCAGGTGTCGAGGCAGAAACCGGGACCGTAGTCGCCGATGGCGTCCCACAGACGTCCGATCGCGTCGATGTAGCGGGCCATCGCGAAGTCGCCGCCCGCGGTGTTCTCGACGAGGATCGGCACCCCGAACCCGCCCTTGTCCTCCTGTCGTTCGAACAGCTTGCGCCAGTTCTCGACCCCGGCGGTGACGTCCTCTCCGGCGCGCACGTGCCCGCCGTGGACCACCAGCCCGAGCGCACCGATCCGCGCGGCGGCCTCGGCGTGGTCGGCGACGGCCTTGCGCGACGGCATCCGCACCCTGTTGTTCAGGCTCGCCACGTTGATGACGTACGGCGAGTGCACCACCACGTCGACGTCCGACGCGAGGATCTCCTCGGTGCGCGGATGCTCACCGGGTTTCGTCCACTTCTGCGGGTCCGACAGGAACACCTGCACCAGATCGGCACCGAGATGTTCGCCCTGACCGATGGGAACGTCGTCCTGCCGGACGTGCGCACCTATCCGCATGTGCCACAGGTTAGGGGAGTGTCCCGCCGACCGGGACCGCAATACGCGCACGCGCCCGGAATCTGCTCGACTCGTCGCATGGGCACACTCGAGGGCAGGGTCGCGCTGATCACCGGCGCGGGGCAGGGAATCGGTCAGGGGGTCGCGTTCGCGCTCGCCCGCGAAGGCGTGGCCATCGCGGTCACCGGCCGGACCGAATCGAAACTGGTCGACACCGCCGAGCAGATCCGCGCCTTCGGTGGCACCGCGGAACCGATCGTGTGCGACATCGCCGATCCGGATGCGATCGCCGCTGCGGTGGACCGGACGGTGGGGGCCTTCGGCGGTGTCGACATCCTCGCCAACAACGCGAGCTTCAACCCGCTCGGGCCGCTGCTCGACCTGAAGCCGCGCGTGCTGGAGAAGGCGTACCGCTCGGGTCCGCTCGCGGCGCTGCACGCCATGCAGCTCGTCCACCCGATCATGAAGGAACGCGGCGGCGGGTCGATCGTCAACATGGTCACCTCCGCGGCAGTGCGCTGGGACGTGAGCGGCTACGGCGGCTACGCCTCCACAAAGGAGGCGCTGCGGTCGCTCACCCGCACCGCGGCGTCGGAATGGGGGATCGACGGCATCCGCGTCAACGCCATCGCCCCACACGCCCTGTCGCCGGGACTGAAGTGGTGGACGGAGACGAACCCGGAGGAGGCCGCCGAGTTCGTGAAATCCATCCCGCTCCGCCGCATCGGCGACCCAGAGGAGGACATCGGGCGCGCCGTGGCGTGGATTGTGAGCGACGACGCACGCTATCTCACCGGCGCGACGATCCCGCTGGACGGAGGCCAGGCACGCTGGGCCTGAACCACAGACCCGGCATACGCCCGTATCCCCGAATCGAAGATCGGGGTCCTCCCCGATGGTGCAGTGGTCCCGGCACCGGGAAGATAGGTGCATGCCACTGCACTCGGCCCCAGCAGCCCGCGCCCAGGACCTGAAGAAGATCTACGGAACCGGAGAAACCGCGGTTCACGCCCTCGACGGTGTGACCGCGGATTTCGCCGCCGGTGAGTTCACCGCGATCATGGGTCCCTCCGGATCGGGCAAGTCGACCCTCATGCACTGCCTCGCAGGTCTCGACAGCGCGACCTCCGGAGCGGTCTTCATCGGCGACACCGATCTGACGACCCTGTCCGACAAGGGGATGACCCAGCTGCGGCGCGACCGCATCGGCTTCGTCTTCCAGGCGTTCAACCTCGTCCCCACCCTCACCGCCCTCGAGAACATCACCCTCCCGGTGGACATCGCGGGCCGCAAGGTCGATCAGGAATGGCTCGACACCGTCGTCACCCGTCTCGGTCTCACCGACCGTCTCGGACACCGTCCCGGCGAACTGTCCGGTGGCCAGCAGCAGCGTGTCGCGTGCGCGCGTGCCCTCGCGGGCCGGCCCGAGATCATCTTCGGCGACGAGCCGACCGGCAATCTCGACTCCCGCTCCTCCGGTGAGGTGCTGTCCATCCTGCGGGCAGCCGTCGACGAGTTCGACCAGACCGTCGTGATCGTCACCCACGATCCGCGTGCCGCCGGCTACGCCGACCGCGTGGTGTTCCTCGCCGACGGACGCATCGTCGACGAGATGCGCGAACCGACGGCCGAACGAGTGCTCGACAGGATGAAGCAGTTCGATCCCGCCTCCGCGGCTCCCGTGGCGGAATAGGAGACACTGCGATGAGTGGGAATCCCATCCGCAGGGTTGCCCTGCGCAACCTCGCCGCGCACAAGGTGCGGCTCGCCCTGACCGTGCTCTCCGTGGTGCTCGGCACGGCCTTCATCACCGGTTCGTTCGTCTTCACCGACACCCTGCAGCGCACCTTCGACGACATCTTCGGCGACGTCGCCCAGGGCGTCGACGTCCGCGTCAGCACCGAGCAGTACGGCACCAGCGGTGTCCCGATCGAGGCCGTCGACCAGGTCGCCGCCCTCCCCGGCGTCGAGCGCACGTCCCCGTCGATCGGTGGCGGCATCATCGTCCTCGACTCCGAGGGTGCCGCGATCCAGACCGGAGGCGCACCCGCCGAGGGTTACGCCTACATCCCGCCCGACCGTCTCGTCGGCGAGCCGGAGACCTTCGTGGCAGGCGGACCGCCGGCGGAGACCGGGCAGATCGCGCTCAACGAGAGTGCGGCCGAACGCGGCGATCTCGCGATCGGCGACAGCACGACCGTGCTCACCATCTCGCAGGGCATGGTGCCGGTGACCGTCAGCGGCATCTACGAACTCGAGACCGACACCGGCGGCTACATCGGTGCGTTGTTCACCGAGGAACAGGCCTCCCAGCTGTTCACCGACGGCCGGCACGTCGGCTTCCTCGACGTCGCGGGCGACGGTTCGCTCTCGCCCGAGCAGCTGCGCGACGAGATCGCGGCGGCGCTGCCCGACCTGAAGGTACAGACCGGAGCCGAGGTCACCGAGGAGACCAAATCGCAGGTCGCCGAGGCCCTGAACTTCCTCAACTACTTCCTGCTCGCGTTCGGCGCGATCGCACTGCTCGTCGGCACGTTCATCATCTACAACACCTTCTCGATGATCGTCGCCCAGCGACTGCGCGAACTGGCCCTGCTCCGTGCGATCGGGGCGAGCCGCAAGCAGGTCGGCCGGTCGGTCACCCTCGAGGCCTTCGTCGTCGGTCTGATCGGCAGCATCATCGGTATCGCCGCGGGCGTCGCGCTCGCCTACGGTCTGCGCGCGGCACTGAACGCCGCGGATCTCGGACTGCCGTCGGGCCCGCTGCAGTTGTCCCCGCGCACCGTGATCGTCGCGCTGCTCGTCGGCGTGGTCGTGACGATGATCAGCGCGTACGCCCCGGCGCGGCGCGCCACCCACGTTCCGCCCGTCGCCGCGATGCGCGAGGAGTCCACGGCGACCGTCGAATCGCTGCGCATCCGCACGATCATCGGTGTGCTCTGCGCGATCGTCGGTGCGGCGCTCGTCGTGGTGGGCGCACAGCAGGTCGGTGGCGGCGCGGCTGCGACGGTCGGTATCGGTGCCTTCCTGCTGATCCTGTCGGTGCTGTTCGCGGCGCCGGCGTTGTCCCGGCCCGTCGTGAACGCGCTCGGTGCGGTCTTCGCCCGGCCCTTCGGGGCGATCGGCCGGCTCGCGCGCACCAACGCGACCCGCAATCCGCGTCGCACCGCCGCGACCGCCTTCGCCCTCACCCTGGGCCTGATGCTCGTCTCCGTCATCGGTGTGTTCGGGTCGTCGGCGAAGGCCAGTGTCGACGCCCTCGTCGACAACGGTGTCGAAGCGGACTTCATGCTCACCGGGCCGCAGATGTTCGGCGTCCCGGCCCCCGCCGCCGAGGCGGTCCGCGGGGTGGACGGCATCGAGGAGGTCGTGCCCGCCTACGGTGTCCAGGCCAAGATCGACGAGGACTTCGAATTCGGCACCGGAGCCGGCGGACCCCTCCAGGACGTTCTCGACCTGGACATGGTCGCGGGCGCCTTCGAGGTGACCGGGGACGAGATCCTCGTCTCGCAGACCTCGGCGGACGACCACGGCTGGGAGGTGGGCTCCACCGTTCCGCTCACCAGCCGCGACGGCGACACCGTCGACACCACGGTCGCCGGCATCTTCGCCGACAACCAGCTGATCGGTCCGTGGGTCGTCTCGCAGCAACTGTTCGAGCAGTTCACGCCGCCGAACAACCGGTCGGCGCTCGTGGTTCTCATGAACACCGTCGACGGTGCCGATCCGGAGACCGTGCGCGCGTCGATCGAAGAGGCGGTCAAGGACTACGTGATCGTGCAGGTCCTCGACCGTGAGCAGTTCAAGGGACAGCAGGCGCAGCAGATCGACATGCTCCTCGCGATCCTCTACGGCCTGCTCGCCCTCGCCGTGGTCATCGCCATCCTCGGCATCGTCAACACCCTGGCGCTGTCGGTGGTGGAAAGGCGGCGGGAGATCGGCATGCTCCGCGCGGTCGGTATGCAGCGCGCCCAGGTGCGTCGCACGATCTACCTCGAGTCGCTGCTCATCGCGGTGTTCGGTGCGGTCGTGGGTGTCGTGCTCGGTCTCGCGTTCGGCTGGGCGTTCGTGCGTACCCTCGCCGATCAGGGACTCGACATCATCTCGGTGCCGTGGTCGCAGGTCGTCGGCATGCTCGTGGCGTCCGGCATCATCGGTGTCCTCGCGGCGCTGTGGCCGGGCCAGCGTGCGGCGAAGACCCCGCCGCTCGAGGCGATCAGCGACATGTAGGCAGAAAGTGCCTGTGGACACGAGTTGTCCACAGGCAGTGGAGTTGTCCACAGCGACCGGCCCGCGGAGCGATCCGCGGGCCGGTCGTCGTCGGTGCCCCTTATGCTTCCGCGGCAGGGGGTGGTGGTGTGCGGGTGGACGATCTGGCGGGGTGGGATCCGGAAGCGCTCGAGCGCACGGCGACCGAGCTCGCGGCATGCGCCGACGCCGTCGACGCCGTGGCCGGCGATGTCGTGCGGTCGGCGTCCTTCGGCGACGCCTGGAGCGGCGCGGCGCACGACGCAGCGACGTCCGCATTCTCCTCGTACGAGCGGGATCTCGCGGCACAGGCAGAGGAGTATCGGCGCGTGTCCGCGTGCGCGCGATTCGTGGTGCCGCGACTTCGGGCACTGCATGCCGAACTGCACGAGTTGCAGACCAGGGCTGCTGCACGAGGTTTCACACTCGAGACCGACGAACTGCTTGCAGCGTCGCTGCGATCGCTGCTCGTCCGCGCCGATGGACTCGACCGTGAGGCCGCCGCTCGGCTGGGATCCGA
This window contains:
- a CDS encoding deoxyribonuclease IV → MRIGAHVRQDDVPIGQGEHLGADLVQVFLSDPQKWTKPGEHPRTEEILASDVDVVVHSPYVINVASLNNRVRMPSRKAVADHAEAAARIGALGLVVHGGHVRAGEDVTAGVENWRKLFERQEDKGGFGVPILVENTAGGDFAMARYIDAIGRLWDAIGDYGPGFCLDTCHAWAAGEDLVGVVERVRAVTGRIDLVHLNNSRDEFDSARDRHANLVDGQIDPQLLAEIAVQADAPIVLETPAEGLAEDIAFLREHASRG
- a CDS encoding SDR family NAD(P)-dependent oxidoreductase, translated to MGTLEGRVALITGAGQGIGQGVAFALAREGVAIAVTGRTESKLVDTAEQIRAFGGTAEPIVCDIADPDAIAAAVDRTVGAFGGVDILANNASFNPLGPLLDLKPRVLEKAYRSGPLAALHAMQLVHPIMKERGGGSIVNMVTSAAVRWDVSGYGGYASTKEALRSLTRTAASEWGIDGIRVNAIAPHALSPGLKWWTETNPEEAAEFVKSIPLRRIGDPEEDIGRAVAWIVSDDARYLTGATIPLDGGQARWA
- a CDS encoding ABC transporter ATP-binding protein, coding for MPLHSAPAARAQDLKKIYGTGETAVHALDGVTADFAAGEFTAIMGPSGSGKSTLMHCLAGLDSATSGAVFIGDTDLTTLSDKGMTQLRRDRIGFVFQAFNLVPTLTALENITLPVDIAGRKVDQEWLDTVVTRLGLTDRLGHRPGELSGGQQQRVACARALAGRPEIIFGDEPTGNLDSRSSGEVLSILRAAVDEFDQTVVIVTHDPRAAGYADRVVFLADGRIVDEMREPTAERVLDRMKQFDPASAAPVAE
- a CDS encoding ABC transporter permease; its protein translation is MSGNPIRRVALRNLAAHKVRLALTVLSVVLGTAFITGSFVFTDTLQRTFDDIFGDVAQGVDVRVSTEQYGTSGVPIEAVDQVAALPGVERTSPSIGGGIIVLDSEGAAIQTGGAPAEGYAYIPPDRLVGEPETFVAGGPPAETGQIALNESAAERGDLAIGDSTTVLTISQGMVPVTVSGIYELETDTGGYIGALFTEEQASQLFTDGRHVGFLDVAGDGSLSPEQLRDEIAAALPDLKVQTGAEVTEETKSQVAEALNFLNYFLLAFGAIALLVGTFIIYNTFSMIVAQRLRELALLRAIGASRKQVGRSVTLEAFVVGLIGSIIGIAAGVALAYGLRAALNAADLGLPSGPLQLSPRTVIVALLVGVVVTMISAYAPARRATHVPPVAAMREESTATVESLRIRTIIGVLCAIVGAALVVVGAQQVGGGAAATVGIGAFLLILSVLFAAPALSRPVVNALGAVFARPFGAIGRLARTNATRNPRRTAATAFALTLGLMLVSVIGVFGSSAKASVDALVDNGVEADFMLTGPQMFGVPAPAAEAVRGVDGIEEVVPAYGVQAKIDEDFEFGTGAGGPLQDVLDLDMVAGAFEVTGDEILVSQTSADDHGWEVGSTVPLTSRDGDTVDTTVAGIFADNQLIGPWVVSQQLFEQFTPPNNRSALVVLMNTVDGADPETVRASIEEAVKDYVIVQVLDREQFKGQQAQQIDMLLAILYGLLALAVVIAILGIVNTLALSVVERRREIGMLRAVGMQRAQVRRTIYLESLLIAVFGAVVGVVLGLAFGWAFVRTLADQGLDIISVPWSQVVGMLVASGIIGVLAALWPGQRAAKTPPLEAISDM